In one window of Candidatus Avedoeria danica DNA:
- the rpsD gene encoding 30S ribosomal protein S4: protein MGRYTGPRNKLSRREGMDLFGNGGASLARRLEQIPGDHGRKPRRGRPSDFQRQLREKQKVKRIYGVRERQFRRVFEIARHEPEMTGVALLKLLERRLDSTLYRAGLARTRAMARQLIGHGHVLVNGRKVDIASFVVEPGMTIGMDTKARKMTDVQWSIDSPVVMCPAWLSRDDFEVRVLDMPDRRDIDAQIEENLIVEYYSR from the coding sequence ATGGGTCGCTATACCGGTCCGCGGAACAAGCTCTCGCGGCGCGAAGGGATGGACCTGTTCGGCAACGGCGGGGCATCTCTGGCGCGGCGCCTCGAACAGATCCCGGGAGATCACGGACGGAAGCCGCGCCGCGGGCGGCCGTCGGACTTCCAACGCCAGCTGCGCGAGAAGCAGAAGGTGAAGCGCATCTACGGCGTGCGCGAGCGGCAGTTCAGGCGCGTCTTCGAGATCGCCCGCCACGAGCCCGAAATGACGGGCGTCGCGCTGCTCAAGCTGCTCGAGCGACGCCTCGACAGCACGCTCTACCGCGCCGGGCTCGCCCGCACGCGGGCAATGGCGCGCCAGCTCATCGGCCACGGCCACGTCCTCGTCAACGGGCGCAAGGTGGACATCGCGTCGTTCGTCGTCGAGCCCGGCATGACGATCGGGATGGACACGAAGGCCCGTAAGATGACGGACGTCCAGTGGTCCATCGACTCGCCGGTCGTCATGTGCCCCGCTTGGCTGAGCCGCGACGACTTCGAGGTCCGCGTGCTCGACATGCCGGATCGACGAGACATCGACGCGCAGATCGAAGAGAACCTGATCGTCGAGTACTACTCGCGCTAA
- a CDS encoding DUF2085 domain-containing protein: MADWIGRHWLGIWLIGVGTYVAGAVAAPVLAWLGAERMSSVLYVLYRPMCHQLPHHSWFLFGPHAHYSWPELQPFTTAPLGRPLMSFHQPVRDSAVGYQVAVCVRDVATFSALFAASVGLAMARRGIGRLRPLPGAFYALALVPIGLDGLTQLVGWRESTPLLRTLTGALFGAATAAFVLPLLDAALNEVKPVDATGNPVGPLDDGAADTDAPARANNL, from the coding sequence GTGGCCGACTGGATCGGACGCCACTGGCTCGGGATTTGGCTGATCGGGGTTGGGACGTACGTTGCCGGCGCCGTTGCCGCGCCGGTGCTGGCATGGCTGGGCGCCGAACGGATGTCGTCCGTGCTGTACGTGCTCTATCGACCGATGTGCCACCAGCTGCCCCACCACAGTTGGTTCCTCTTCGGGCCGCACGCGCACTACAGCTGGCCGGAGTTGCAGCCGTTCACCACCGCGCCGCTCGGCCGGCCGCTCATGTCGTTCCATCAGCCGGTGCGCGACTCGGCCGTCGGCTACCAGGTGGCGGTCTGCGTACGGGACGTCGCCACGTTCAGCGCGCTCTTCGCGGCCAGCGTCGGGCTCGCGATGGCACGCCGCGGAATCGGGCGGCTTCGTCCGTTGCCCGGCGCGTTCTATGCGCTGGCCCTTGTGCCGATCGGGCTCGACGGCCTGACGCAACTCGTCGGCTGGCGTGAATCGACGCCGCTCCTGCGCACGCTGACCGGCGCCCTGTTCGGCGCGGCGACGGCAGCGTTCGTGTTGCCGCTGCTCGACGCCGCACTAAACGAGGTCAAGCCGGTCGATGCGACCGGCAATCCGGTTGGCCCATTGGACGACGGCGCGGCTGACACGGACGCACCAGCGCGCGCAAACAACCTTTAG
- a CDS encoding cytochrome c → MTRSFSLGRPPTKCRRRALRVVGATSATLACVALAAVAALGDVRAAEPTAGAPRAAAERAVGPTVATTATTLSPTAVALSGAAPQGDAERGVVLYDAHCAGCHGPTGRGDGPLVDRLPAPPPSLADRTRMRESAAADLWRTVTTGRLERGMPPFSRLLSDAERWDVVAAVRAFGDQHPLLLAAADAGWTHDCASCHGSADAFAGELAADSLVPDPAAPPGVDALAVRSPAAMRAAFDGAGAHAATPFDDRSIEAALAGLRRRGSRPLTLPGAASGGRIEGRVVLPGGAAPEAARGTTVTLHADALGLGVDLGAVPLASDGAFAVAGLVVGDGIAYEPEAWFDGVRYRPTSAVTLTSSVPSRADVVVEVFPADPNAPVKIAALSGLAKADPERGEVAVFEVWQIANDGQRTRVSAGGAPTFRLPLPVGARDVVLEDRTGREDVASRSDASDEGYIASRLPVPPGGREIVASYGMPYRGTTAVLDRTMPDGAAQLGWVLADEGALAESDQLSGPSPDRFGDQPVQRYVGGPLAADQHWTIRITGLPPAAEAPASPQDVLGPAPKAVVQQAHVRTAAVVLAAIGVLAALLAGATVRRARRGRSPSRRAARAYNGVIAALVRLDSASERGEIAPNAHRRRRAALVARALALRAATAGDQAAPFDADPGSAAGEEA, encoded by the coding sequence ATGACCCGGTCGTTTTCCCTGGGGCGACCGCCGACGAAGTGCCGACGCCGTGCGCTGCGCGTCGTCGGGGCGACCTCGGCCACGCTCGCGTGCGTCGCGCTCGCAGCCGTGGCCGCCTTGGGCGATGTGCGGGCCGCGGAGCCGACCGCCGGCGCACCGCGCGCGGCGGCGGAGCGTGCAGTCGGGCCGACCGTCGCCACCACGGCAACGACGTTGTCCCCGACGGCCGTTGCGCTCTCCGGCGCCGCGCCCCAGGGCGATGCGGAGCGCGGTGTCGTCCTGTACGATGCGCACTGTGCCGGCTGCCACGGCCCGACCGGCCGCGGCGACGGGCCGCTCGTCGACCGCCTGCCGGCGCCTCCTCCCAGTCTGGCGGATCGGACGCGCATGCGCGAGAGCGCCGCCGCCGACCTCTGGCGGACGGTGACGACCGGCCGGCTCGAACGCGGCATGCCGCCGTTCAGCCGCCTGCTCAGCGACGCCGAACGCTGGGACGTCGTGGCCGCCGTGCGCGCGTTCGGCGACCAGCACCCGCTCCTCCTCGCCGCGGCGGATGCCGGCTGGACGCACGACTGCGCCAGCTGCCACGGATCCGCCGATGCCTTCGCCGGCGAGCTCGCCGCCGACTCACTTGTCCCGGATCCCGCCGCACCGCCGGGCGTCGACGCACTGGCCGTCCGGTCGCCCGCGGCGATGCGCGCTGCGTTCGACGGTGCGGGCGCCCACGCCGCGACGCCGTTCGACGACCGGTCCATCGAGGCCGCGCTGGCCGGTCTGCGGCGCCGGGGCAGCCGCCCGCTCACGCTGCCCGGTGCCGCTTCCGGCGGCCGGATCGAAGGCCGGGTCGTCTTGCCAGGCGGCGCTGCGCCGGAGGCGGCGCGCGGGACAACGGTGACGCTCCACGCAGATGCGCTCGGCCTCGGCGTCGACCTCGGCGCCGTGCCGCTCGCGTCCGACGGTGCGTTTGCCGTCGCTGGCCTCGTCGTGGGCGATGGGATCGCGTACGAGCCCGAGGCATGGTTCGACGGCGTCCGGTATCGCCCAACCTCGGCCGTCACGCTGACGTCGAGCGTGCCCAGCCGCGCCGATGTCGTCGTGGAGGTCTTTCCGGCGGATCCGAACGCGCCCGTTAAGATCGCCGCGCTGTCGGGGTTGGCCAAAGCGGACCCGGAACGCGGCGAGGTCGCGGTCTTCGAGGTCTGGCAGATCGCAAACGACGGGCAGCGGACCCGCGTCTCGGCCGGCGGTGCGCCGACGTTCCGCCTGCCGCTGCCGGTCGGGGCGCGCGACGTCGTCCTCGAGGACCGGACCGGGCGCGAGGACGTGGCGTCGCGCTCGGACGCCAGCGATGAGGGCTACATCGCCAGCCGGCTGCCCGTTCCACCGGGCGGACGTGAGATCGTCGCCAGCTACGGCATGCCGTACCGCGGCACGACGGCCGTGCTGGACCGTACGATGCCCGACGGCGCCGCGCAGCTCGGCTGGGTGCTGGCCGACGAGGGCGCGCTGGCCGAGAGCGACCAACTGTCCGGCCCGTCGCCCGACCGGTTCGGCGATCAGCCCGTCCAACGCTATGTCGGCGGCCCGCTGGCAGCCGACCAGCACTGGACCATCCGCATCACGGGCCTTCCGCCGGCCGCCGAAGCGCCGGCTTCGCCGCAGGATGTGTTGGGCCCGGCGCCGAAGGCGGTCGTGCAGCAGGCGCACGTCCGAACCGCGGCCGTCGTGCTTGCCGCCATCGGCGTGCTTGCGGCGCTGCTGGCCGGCGCAACCGTCCGCCGCGCACGCCGTGGTCGGTCGCCGAGCCGGCGCGCAGCGCGGGCATACAACGGCGTCATCGCGGCGCTCGTCCGATTGGATTCGGCGTCCGAGCGCGGCGAGATCGCCCCGAACGCCCACCGGCGGCGCAGGGCGGCGCTCGTCGCGCGGGCGCTGGCGCTGCGGGCGGCCACGGCGGGCGATCAGGCGGCGCCGTTCGACGCGGATCCGGGATCCGCTGCCGGTGAGGAGGCTTGA
- a CDS encoding TlpA family protein disulfide reductase: MDAPAAGGGRRAALAIAIIGGLTVLLFAAFASAVRRPEQGPEVGQPAPNFTLLTFDGGTVALDDMRGQVVVLNFWASWCVPCADEADELEALWRRFKDRGVMFIGVDYVDTEGPARRYLATHGVTYPNGPDLGGRISEPYKVTGVPETFVVDPDGRLVSLAAPGAEPVDRLKAPLTAAAAFTPSDLAALIERLVRPATGSDSRPPRSRQRVVR; encoded by the coding sequence GTGGATGCCCCGGCCGCCGGTGGCGGTCGACGCGCCGCGTTGGCCATCGCGATCATCGGCGGGCTCACCGTGCTGCTGTTCGCCGCGTTCGCGTCGGCGGTGCGCCGGCCGGAGCAAGGGCCGGAGGTCGGCCAGCCGGCGCCCAACTTCACGCTGCTCACGTTCGATGGCGGCACCGTGGCGCTGGACGACATGCGCGGCCAAGTCGTCGTGCTGAACTTCTGGGCGTCGTGGTGCGTGCCGTGCGCCGACGAGGCCGACGAGCTCGAAGCGCTGTGGCGGCGGTTCAAGGACCGGGGCGTGATGTTCATCGGCGTGGACTACGTCGACACCGAGGGCCCGGCGCGCCGCTACCTGGCGACGCATGGCGTGACCTATCCCAACGGTCCCGACCTCGGCGGACGGATCTCCGAACCCTACAAGGTCACGGGCGTGCCGGAGACATTCGTCGTCGACCCCGACGGACGGCTCGTCTCGTTGGCGGCGCCCGGCGCGGAGCCCGTCGATCGGCTGAAGGCGCCGCTGACCGCTGCCGCAGCGTTCACGCCGTCCGACCTTGCGGCGTTGATCGAGCGCCTCGTCCGACCGGCGACCGGGTCCGACAGCCGTCCTCCGCGGTCGCGACAGCGGGTGGTCCGTTGA
- a CDS encoding cytochrome c-type biogenesis protein CcmH, translated as MRRSGSGSTGLHAQLRTAGAARAVAVAALFAVSGALGAVRVRAQAPLPDPATLDAATGAASGAASTAPAVPIAIPVDEAEVLAVARGLNCPICQGRNLVECPLPVCAEMRDEIRVRLAAGADRAAIIQHFVDYYGPAVRNTPPISGLLGLAWWVPMGLLVGGAWLVARIVRPAAVPIRATATGEGEVESPYAAALEQMVADRDRGDTR; from the coding sequence GTGAGGCGATCCGGCAGTGGGTCGACGGGGCTGCACGCGCAGCTCCGGACAGCCGGCGCGGCGCGCGCCGTCGCGGTTGCGGCCCTGTTCGCGGTGTCGGGCGCCCTCGGTGCGGTGCGCGTCCGCGCGCAAGCGCCGCTCCCAGACCCGGCGACGCTGGACGCGGCCACGGGCGCGGCATCAGGAGCCGCATCGACTGCTCCTGCCGTGCCGATCGCGATCCCCGTCGACGAAGCCGAGGTGCTCGCAGTGGCGCGCGGGCTGAACTGCCCGATCTGCCAGGGACGCAACCTCGTCGAGTGCCCGCTGCCCGTGTGCGCCGAGATGCGCGACGAGATCCGCGTCCGGCTCGCGGCCGGTGCGGACCGAGCCGCGATCATCCAGCACTTCGTCGACTACTACGGACCGGCGGTCCGCAACACGCCGCCGATCTCGGGGCTGCTCGGGCTGGCGTGGTGGGTGCCGATGGGGCTGCTCGTCGGCGGTGCTTGGCTCGTGGCGCGGATCGTTCGGCCGGCGGCCGTGCCGATCCGGGCAACGGCTACGGGCGAAGGCGAGGTCGAATCACCCTATGCGGCCGCGCTCGAGCAGATGGTCGCCGATCGGGACAGAGGGGACACGCGGTGA
- a CDS encoding heme lyase CcmF/NrfE family subunit — translation MAELGYGCIAAAFGAAVYAAVASAIGARRGAPGLVQSGRRALWLSAGLSTAAVAVLEISLYRHDFSIAYVWKTSSLTTPGLYLMTALWGGQEGSLLFWSWLLGVFLSIALARPWRADVGLLPWFAAVGAVIMSFFLGLVVFQANPFARLDVLPADGNGLNALLQHPGMAFHPPMLYLGFTGLAVPYAFAVAALITRRLDASWLSASRRWLLVAWLCLTIGLALGGRWAYDVLGWGGYWGWDPVENAGLLPWLTATAFLHSIMAEERRGLFRTWNVALVLLTFCLSLIGTFLTRAGLVASVHAFAQSDIGDSFLAFTILVVAGSLALLVWRLPLLRSTVRVESVVSREAAFLGNNLLFMGALFAVFWGTTFPIISEWVTGQKVTIGPAYFNRLVLPILGAAVLLMGIGPLVAWRRADPRSVGRLLARPAFLSLALVAALVAGGVRQPTALAGFAVSAFAGAATLVEIARGVRARRRLGENVGTAFVRLVARNRRRYGGYIVHLGVVVLAVGITGNAYKTEAEGALREGDVLTSGAYALRFDGFEQSSEPDRQIDRARFTVLQGDRSVGTVAPSRQLFRNREEQPMTIPSVLHRPLGDVYALLGGFDPEAGVVTVKVHVNPLVGCVWLGLLVLALGTMLAAWPDGREQRVLDAELARLLAGRSSPRPTAA, via the coding sequence ATGGCTGAGCTCGGTTACGGCTGCATCGCGGCCGCGTTCGGGGCGGCCGTCTACGCGGCGGTTGCGTCGGCCATCGGTGCACGGCGCGGCGCACCGGGGCTCGTCCAGAGCGGTCGGCGGGCGCTTTGGCTGTCGGCCGGCCTCAGCACGGCGGCCGTCGCCGTCCTCGAGATCAGCCTCTACCGCCACGACTTCAGCATCGCCTACGTCTGGAAGACGTCGAGCCTCACGACGCCCGGCCTCTACCTGATGACGGCGCTTTGGGGCGGCCAGGAGGGGTCGCTCCTGTTCTGGAGCTGGCTGCTCGGCGTGTTCCTGTCCATCGCCCTCGCGCGGCCGTGGCGCGCCGACGTCGGCCTGCTGCCGTGGTTCGCTGCCGTCGGCGCCGTGATCATGTCCTTCTTCCTCGGCCTCGTCGTGTTCCAGGCCAACCCGTTTGCACGGCTCGATGTCCTCCCGGCCGATGGCAACGGCCTGAACGCGCTCCTGCAGCACCCGGGCATGGCCTTCCACCCGCCCATGCTCTACCTCGGCTTCACCGGGCTCGCCGTCCCGTACGCGTTCGCCGTGGCGGCGTTGATCACGCGCCGCCTCGACGCGTCGTGGCTGTCGGCCTCGCGGCGCTGGCTGCTCGTCGCCTGGCTGTGCCTGACGATCGGCCTGGCCCTCGGCGGCCGCTGGGCATACGACGTCCTCGGCTGGGGCGGCTACTGGGGCTGGGACCCGGTCGAGAACGCCGGCCTCCTGCCGTGGCTGACGGCGACGGCCTTCCTGCACTCGATCATGGCCGAGGAACGTCGCGGCCTGTTCCGCACCTGGAACGTCGCCCTCGTCCTGCTGACGTTCTGCCTCTCCCTGATCGGCACGTTCCTCACCCGCGCCGGCCTCGTGGCCAGCGTGCACGCCTTCGCGCAAAGCGATATCGGCGACTCCTTCCTGGCGTTCACGATCCTCGTCGTCGCCGGCAGTCTGGCGCTGCTCGTGTGGCGGCTGCCGCTCCTGCGCTCCACGGTGCGCGTCGAGTCCGTCGTCAGCCGCGAGGCGGCGTTCCTCGGCAACAACCTCCTGTTCATGGGCGCCTTGTTCGCGGTCTTCTGGGGGACGACGTTCCCGATCATCAGCGAATGGGTCACCGGCCAGAAGGTGACGATCGGCCCGGCCTACTTCAACCGTCTCGTCCTGCCGATCCTCGGCGCCGCCGTGCTCCTCATGGGCATCGGCCCGCTCGTCGCGTGGCGGCGCGCGGATCCGCGAAGCGTCGGACGTCTGCTCGCCCGCCCTGCCTTCCTGTCGCTCGCCCTCGTCGCGGCGCTCGTCGCCGGAGGGGTGCGGCAGCCGACGGCGCTGGCGGGCTTCGCGGTGTCGGCGTTCGCCGGCGCGGCGACGCTGGTGGAGATCGCGCGCGGCGTTCGCGCGCGCCGGCGCCTTGGCGAGAACGTCGGCACCGCGTTCGTCCGCCTCGTCGCCCGCAACCGCCGGCGCTACGGCGGCTACATCGTCCATCTGGGTGTCGTCGTCCTGGCGGTCGGGATCACGGGCAACGCCTACAAGACCGAGGCGGAGGGCGCGCTGCGCGAGGGCGATGTGCTCACGAGCGGCGCGTATGCGCTGCGCTTCGACGGCTTCGAGCAGTCAAGCGAGCCGGACCGCCAGATCGACCGCGCCCGGTTCACCGTCCTGCAGGGCGACCGGTCGGTCGGCACCGTCGCCCCCAGCCGGCAGCTCTTCCGCAACCGCGAAGAGCAGCCGATGACGATCCCGTCCGTTCTCCACCGCCCGCTGGGCGACGTGTATGCGCTCCTCGGCGGCTTCGATCCGGAGGCCGGCGTCGTCACCGTCAAGGTTCACGTCAACCCGCTCGTCGGCTGCGTCTGGCTTGGCCTGCTCGTGCTGGCCCTCGGCACGATGCTGGCTGCCTGGCCGGACGGGCGCGAGCAGCGCGTCCTGGACGCCGAGCTGGCCCGCCTGTTGGCCGGCCGATCATCGCCCCGGCCTACCGCGGCGTGA
- a CDS encoding cytochrome c maturation protein CcmE — protein MRLRYVLGAGLIIGAVAVISIVTFSRQAEAYYTVAELWDAVAPGSPAEARPSALAASAGERMRVRGYVDAASVRRGDNGLQLAFVLTDEDRNLSVTYQGLVPDTFDRAESVTVGGTLGADGAFVADELFVQCPSKYEAVPPGATAPAGDADGALDG, from the coding sequence ATGCGCTTGCGCTATGTCCTGGGAGCCGGGCTGATCATCGGCGCGGTCGCCGTGATCAGCATCGTCACCTTCAGCCGACAGGCCGAGGCGTACTACACCGTGGCCGAGCTCTGGGACGCCGTCGCGCCCGGATCGCCCGCCGAGGCGAGACCGTCCGCGCTTGCGGCATCGGCCGGCGAGCGGATGCGCGTGCGCGGCTACGTGGACGCCGCTTCCGTGCGGCGCGGCGACAACGGGCTGCAGCTGGCGTTCGTCCTCACGGACGAGGATCGCAATCTCAGCGTGACCTACCAGGGCCTCGTGCCCGACACGTTCGACCGGGCGGAGTCCGTGACCGTCGGCGGCACGCTCGGCGCGGACGGCGCCTTCGTCGCCGACGAGCTGTTCGTTCAGTGCCCGTCCAAGTACGAAGCGGTGCCGCCGGGCGCGACTGCGCCGGCCGGCGACGCGGACGGCGCGTTGGATGGCTGA
- a CDS encoding redoxin domain-containing protein → MARTNETTAAAGTRRPRLGMILAWTALVAAALGGGIGVSYWRANGGALGGPAPTGGDVAAEVNGVPLTTRDVDIEFAVQKDLQLKLSGKVLDASPSAEAGFRRDLTDRLIDRWLVVDAATKANIVVDDAAVAAIVVTADQRFGLPAGTVRQAILGSPFGLTEADLNRWARQQALVERYLASPEAQNVLQQWTAEHGPAQDPVDPVAQSLIAKADVKLHIDGQIIAPVREGQPAPEFELPGPDGTLHKLSDFKGQAVMLNFWATWCAPCRAEIPLFVNAYEKNKAELVVLGVNSQETPELVTPFMQSFKISYPMVIDGVGTTSSIYRVKALPTTFFVDANGIVVKAVRGTIHNRPELNEYLDQILDTPISAARTLGDRLALSPLR, encoded by the coding sequence ATGGCACGTACGAACGAAACGACAGCGGCGGCCGGCACGCGCCGGCCCCGCCTTGGCATGATCCTCGCCTGGACCGCGCTCGTCGCGGCGGCGCTCGGCGGCGGCATCGGCGTGAGCTACTGGCGGGCGAACGGCGGTGCGCTCGGCGGGCCGGCACCGACCGGGGGCGACGTGGCGGCCGAAGTGAACGGCGTGCCGCTGACGACGCGCGACGTCGACATCGAGTTCGCCGTCCAGAAGGACTTGCAGCTCAAGCTCTCCGGCAAGGTGCTCGACGCCTCGCCCTCCGCCGAGGCGGGCTTCCGGCGCGACTTGACCGACCGGCTGATCGACCGCTGGCTCGTCGTCGACGCGGCCACGAAGGCGAACATCGTGGTCGACGACGCCGCCGTCGCTGCGATCGTCGTGACGGCCGATCAGCGCTTCGGACTCCCGGCGGGCACGGTGCGCCAGGCCATCCTCGGCAGCCCGTTCGGCTTGACCGAAGCCGACCTGAACCGCTGGGCGCGCCAGCAGGCCCTTGTCGAGCGCTACCTGGCCAGCCCCGAGGCGCAGAACGTGCTCCAGCAGTGGACCGCCGAGCACGGCCCGGCGCAGGATCCGGTTGACCCGGTGGCGCAATCCCTCATCGCCAAGGCCGACGTCAAGCTGCACATCGACGGGCAGATCATCGCCCCGGTGCGCGAAGGGCAGCCGGCGCCGGAGTTCGAGCTTCCCGGGCCGGACGGCACGCTCCACAAGTTGTCCGACTTCAAGGGCCAGGCGGTCATGCTGAACTTCTGGGCCACGTGGTGCGCCCCGTGCCGCGCCGAGATCCCGCTCTTCGTGAACGCGTACGAGAAGAACAAGGCCGAACTCGTCGTCCTCGGCGTGAACTCGCAGGAGACGCCGGAGCTCGTGACGCCGTTCATGCAGAGCTTCAAGATCAGCTACCCGATGGTCATCGACGGCGTCGGCACGACGTCGTCCATCTACCGCGTCAAGGCGCTGCCGACGACGTTCTTCGTGGACGCCAACGGCATCGTCGTCAAGGCGGTCCGCGGCACGATTCACAATCGGCCCGAATTGAACGAGTACCTCGATCAGATCCTCGACACGCCGATCAGCGCCGCCCGAACGCTGGGCGACCGCCTGGCGTTGTCGCCGCTCCGCTGA